The proteins below are encoded in one region of Fibrella aestuarina BUZ 2:
- the coaE gene encoding dephospho-CoA kinase (Dephospho-CoA kinase (CoaE) performs the final step in coenzyme A biosynthesis.): MKKIGITGGIGSGKSTVCRVFSILNVPVYEADERAKWLTNHDPILKADIVRLLGPNAYDAAGQYNRAFVAAQVFTNPDLLKQLNTLIHPRVFADTARWVDEHEQYPYVLKEAALMNAAGDGNDLDAVVVVTAPEPLRVARIRQRDPQRSTTEIQAIIDRQISEEARLKLADFVLVNDEANLLLPQILRLHELFLGKATVV; this comes from the coding sequence ATGAAAAAAATAGGAATTACCGGTGGGATTGGCTCGGGTAAAAGCACCGTATGCCGCGTATTCAGTATACTCAACGTGCCGGTTTATGAGGCGGATGAGCGCGCCAAGTGGCTCACCAACCACGACCCCATCCTGAAGGCCGATATCGTCCGGCTGCTGGGCCCCAACGCGTATGACGCCGCCGGGCAATACAACCGGGCGTTTGTAGCCGCACAGGTCTTCACCAACCCCGATTTGCTCAAGCAACTCAATACGCTGATCCATCCGCGCGTGTTCGCTGACACGGCCCGTTGGGTCGACGAGCATGAGCAGTATCCGTATGTGCTCAAAGAGGCGGCTCTGATGAACGCTGCTGGTGATGGCAATGATCTTGATGCGGTGGTGGTGGTCACAGCGCCGGAACCGCTGCGCGTAGCCCGGATTCGGCAGCGCGACCCGCAACGGTCGACTACCGAAATACAGGCGATCATCGACCGGCAGATCAGCGAAGAGGCCCGCCTTAAGCTGGCCGACTTTGTGCTGGTCAACGACGAAGCGAACCTGCTCCTGCCGCAGATTCTCCGCCTGCACGAGCTGTTCCTGGGCAAAGCCACAGTCGTGTGA
- a CDS encoding RNA polymerase sigma factor: MTASTTKDEELIRMYLATRKNQYFETLYQRYSNKVYRRCFSLTKCSAKAEDYMHDIFIRVHSNLGNFKERSTFSTWLYSISYNYCMDQIRQSQRLSMVMIDEEMEHYIADEVEYDHREEQIQTLNMAIQTVSSDEAMLLKLKYEEDLDIKEIAEKFNLKDSAVKMRLKRTRDKIRNHYTYRLNG; the protein is encoded by the coding sequence ATGACAGCCTCAACCACGAAAGACGAGGAGCTGATACGGATGTATCTGGCGACACGTAAGAATCAGTACTTTGAAACGCTTTACCAGCGGTATTCGAATAAGGTATACCGCCGCTGCTTCTCCCTAACGAAATGTTCGGCCAAAGCAGAAGATTACATGCACGACATCTTCATCCGCGTTCACTCAAATCTGGGAAACTTCAAAGAACGATCTACTTTTTCCACCTGGTTGTATTCCATCTCCTACAACTATTGCATGGATCAGATCCGGCAAAGCCAGCGGCTTTCAATGGTGATGATCGACGAAGAGATGGAGCATTACATTGCCGATGAGGTAGAATATGACCACCGTGAAGAGCAAATCCAGACGCTCAACATGGCCATCCAGACGGTCTCCTCCGATGAAGCAATGCTCCTGAAGTTGAAATACGAAGAAGATCTCGACATCAAGGAGATCGCCGAGAAGTTCAACCTCAAGGATAGCGCCGTAAAAATGCGCCTCAAGCGTACCCGCGATAAGATACGGAATCACTACACGTATCGACTGAACGGCTAG
- a CDS encoding NYN domain-containing protein — MQNQRSSKLTRIGVFYDGNYFLHVSNYYNYSHERRSRISISGLHSFIRSQVADVEDTDIHLCQIVDAHYFRGRLNAHEASQRGNQLFYDRLFDDILMSEGVVTHYLPVKTYQGYRQEKGIDVWLALEAYELATYKQFDVMVLITADGDYVPLIRKLNTLGTRVMVLSWDFEYLNDEGEKMVTRTSQDLLEEVSYPVAMHQEIDNRVRKNDSMIQNLFVKQQPRTDGPRFEPSPRPYANTNGNYANGNATNYTANEADPDAQPTEENGLGFDTEGERFESTIRSLKTGYGFINWPPNNLFFHYTSVTAGDFNDFQVDDLVSFRIGKNNEGKDIAIDVQVVEYHEG, encoded by the coding sequence ATGCAAAACCAGCGAAGCAGTAAGCTCACCCGAATAGGGGTGTTCTATGATGGTAATTATTTTCTTCATGTAAGCAACTATTACAATTATTCGCACGAACGCCGCAGCCGCATCAGTATATCGGGTCTCCACTCGTTTATCCGCAGCCAAGTAGCCGACGTTGAAGATACCGACATCCATCTGTGCCAGATCGTTGATGCCCACTATTTCCGGGGGCGTCTGAACGCGCACGAAGCCAGTCAGCGGGGCAATCAGCTCTTCTACGACCGTTTGTTTGACGATATCCTGATGTCGGAAGGGGTCGTTACGCACTACCTGCCCGTGAAGACCTATCAGGGCTATCGGCAGGAGAAAGGTATTGATGTCTGGCTCGCCCTGGAAGCCTACGAACTGGCTACCTACAAGCAGTTTGATGTGATGGTGCTTATCACGGCCGACGGCGACTACGTACCGTTGATTCGAAAGTTAAATACCCTTGGTACCCGCGTAATGGTGCTTAGCTGGGATTTCGAATACCTCAATGACGAAGGCGAAAAAATGGTCACCCGCACCTCGCAGGACCTGCTGGAAGAAGTCTCCTATCCGGTTGCCATGCACCAGGAGATCGACAATCGGGTTCGCAAGAACGACTCGATGATCCAGAACCTGTTTGTGAAGCAGCAACCCCGCACCGATGGCCCCCGGTTTGAGCCGTCGCCCCGGCCTTATGCCAACACAAACGGGAACTACGCCAACGGCAACGCGACCAATTATACCGCCAACGAAGCCGACCCGGATGCCCAGCCCACCGAAGAGAACGGGCTCGGGTTTGATACCGAAGGCGAACGTTTTGAAAGCACCATCCGCAGCCTGAAAACAGGCTATGGGTTTATCAACTGGCCGCCCAACAACCTGTTTTTCCATTATACCAGCGTTACGGCGGGCGACTTTAATGACTTCCAGGTCGATGACCTGGTGTCGTTCCGCATTGGTAAAAACAACGAAGGCAAAGACATTGCCATCGACGTGCAGGTTGTTGAATATCACGAAGGTTAA
- a CDS encoding anthranilate synthase component I family protein has product MNVFRFAAPDLADWRWRLLATAETEFDALVYLNNNGIAYPNDPFPTRLYAGAKRVVPFTGQDDLQTLADFHDRYRCHLAGYVGYDVKNQIETLHSRHPNRLGFPEIWFFEPRYVVELSPDAIEVQTNEPSAGPWHHWLTDPTTLLPAPKIPGQTGTIVQARVSEANYEAVVQQIRALIEAGDVYELNYCIEFYAEQLALDPVGTYRTLCARSPMPFSTFLKQQQRFVLGASPERFLKRTGQRLLSQPIKGTIRRGQTSAEDEALKQQLRASEKEQAENLMIVDLVRNDLARSAQTGTVQVDELFGIYTFRQVHQMISTVSATARPDASLADILRHAFPMGSMTGAPKMRAMERIDELEASRRGVYSGAIGYVTPEGDFDFNVVIRSIFYNAANQLASYSVGSAITYDADPAQEYAECLLKGQAMRDILGGA; this is encoded by the coding sequence ATGAACGTGTTTCGCTTTGCCGCTCCCGACCTCGCCGACTGGCGCTGGCGACTGCTGGCAACCGCCGAAACGGAGTTTGATGCCCTTGTTTATCTGAACAACAACGGCATTGCCTACCCCAACGACCCATTTCCGACCCGCCTCTACGCGGGCGCGAAGCGGGTCGTTCCGTTTACGGGCCAGGATGACCTCCAGACGCTGGCCGATTTCCACGACCGGTACCGTTGCCACCTGGCTGGGTACGTCGGTTATGACGTCAAGAATCAGATCGAAACCCTGCATAGCCGCCACCCAAACCGGCTCGGGTTTCCCGAAATTTGGTTTTTTGAACCCAGGTACGTTGTCGAGCTTAGCCCCGATGCCATTGAGGTGCAGACTAACGAGCCCAGTGCTGGCCCATGGCACCACTGGCTCACCGACCCCACTACCCTCCTACCGGCCCCCAAGATCCCTGGCCAAACGGGCACGATAGTACAGGCGCGGGTCAGCGAGGCCAACTATGAGGCGGTAGTGCAGCAGATTCGGGCGCTGATCGAAGCGGGCGACGTATACGAGCTGAATTACTGCATCGAGTTTTACGCCGAACAACTGGCGCTTGACCCCGTGGGTACGTATCGGACGCTGTGCGCTCGGTCACCGATGCCGTTTTCAACCTTCCTGAAACAGCAGCAACGCTTTGTGCTGGGTGCTTCGCCGGAGCGTTTTCTGAAGCGGACGGGGCAACGGTTACTCTCGCAGCCCATCAAAGGCACCATCCGCCGCGGCCAAACGTCCGCCGAAGACGAGGCGTTGAAACAGCAGCTACGGGCGAGTGAGAAAGAACAGGCCGAAAACCTGATGATCGTGGATCTGGTCCGCAACGATCTGGCCCGGTCAGCGCAAACCGGCACGGTGCAGGTCGATGAACTGTTCGGCATTTACACCTTCCGGCAGGTGCATCAGATGATTTCGACGGTATCGGCCACGGCCCGCCCCGATGCCTCGCTGGCCGACATTCTGCGGCACGCTTTCCCGATGGGCAGCATGACGGGTGCCCCCAAAATGCGGGCGATGGAGCGCATCGATGAGCTCGAAGCCAGCCGACGAGGCGTGTATTCGGGGGCCATTGGGTACGTTACGCCCGAGGGTGACTTCGATTTCAACGTGGTGATCCGTAGCATTTTCTACAATGCCGCCAACCAGTTGGCCAGTTATAGCGTGGGCAGCGCCATCACCTACGATGCCGACCCGGCGCAGGAATACGCTGAGTGCCTACTAAAGGGACAGGCAATGCGGGATATACTGGGTGGTGCGTGA
- a CDS encoding CHRD domain-containing protein — translation MTMTRKSSLRLLASALLLGSVATLSSCYENTPAANTAPIPPAPIQLTATLNGSQEKPTSTTSTASGTFAGTIDRTSRVLSYTVTFTGITPTAGHLHRITNADGTGPVTVPFSSLTSPITGTTSSLRQSQVDSMVAGQFYANLHTPTYPAGEIRGDIRVK, via the coding sequence ATGACTATGACACGGAAATCTTCCCTGCGTTTGCTGGCTTCTGCACTTTTGCTCGGCTCAGTAGCCACACTCAGCAGTTGCTACGAGAATACGCCAGCCGCAAACACGGCTCCGATTCCACCCGCACCTATCCAGCTTACGGCCACGCTAAACGGTTCGCAGGAAAAGCCGACCTCAACCACATCGACCGCTTCAGGTACGTTCGCCGGGACCATTGACCGCACCTCGCGCGTATTGAGCTACACGGTAACGTTCACCGGCATCACCCCGACGGCGGGCCACCTGCACCGGATCACCAATGCCGATGGCACCGGCCCGGTAACCGTCCCGTTCTCGTCACTGACTTCGCCCATTACCGGCACCACCAGTTCGCTACGTCAATCGCAGGTTGATAGCATGGTAGCCGGTCAGTTCTACGCCAACCTGCATACGCCGACTTATCCCGCCGGTGAAATCCGGGGCGATATCCGGGTGAAATAA
- the hisB gene encoding bifunctional histidinol-phosphatase/imidazoleglycerol-phosphate dehydratase HisB, producing the protein MQPVLFIDRDGTLIIEPQTDFQIDSLEKLDFIPNVLSALRRIAEETPYELVMVTNQDGLGTDIFPESTFWPAHNKMLGTFAGENIHFADQLIDRTFAADNALTRKPNTGMLTAYLEGAKSGRYDLANSYVIGDRLTDVQLAVNLGAKAILFVPPNANPTTQSADTAGMTEAMRQAIALTTDNWNDIYTFLRLPARTASVERNTNETKIKIELNLDGTGRADMHTGLGFFDHMLDQLAKHSGADLSIHVDGDLHIDEHHTIEDTALALGEAYRRALGDKRGISRYGFLLPMDEALAQVAIDFSGRPWLVWDAEFKREKIGEMPTEMFFHFFKSFADTAQANVNIRVEGDNEHHKIEAIFKAFAKAIKMAVKRDIKALDSLPSTKGVL; encoded by the coding sequence ATGCAACCTGTATTGTTTATCGACCGTGACGGTACGCTCATCATCGAGCCACAAACGGATTTTCAGATCGATTCACTCGAAAAGCTCGACTTTATTCCAAACGTGTTATCGGCCCTGCGCCGCATCGCCGAGGAGACACCCTACGAACTCGTGATGGTGACGAATCAGGATGGGCTGGGGACGGATATTTTCCCGGAAAGCACGTTCTGGCCCGCTCACAACAAAATGCTGGGTACGTTCGCGGGCGAAAACATCCACTTCGCCGACCAACTGATCGACCGTACGTTCGCCGCCGATAACGCGCTGACCCGCAAGCCCAATACCGGCATGCTCACGGCTTATCTGGAGGGGGCCAAATCGGGCCGGTATGATCTGGCCAACAGCTATGTGATCGGCGACCGGCTCACCGACGTGCAGCTGGCCGTAAATCTGGGTGCCAAGGCCATTCTTTTTGTTCCACCCAATGCCAACCCGACCACGCAAAGCGCCGATACGGCTGGTATGACGGAGGCCATGCGGCAGGCTATTGCGCTGACCACCGACAACTGGAATGACATTTACACCTTCCTGCGGTTGCCTGCCCGCACGGCTTCCGTGGAGCGGAATACCAACGAAACGAAAATCAAGATTGAGTTGAACCTGGATGGAACCGGCCGCGCCGATATGCATACGGGCCTTGGTTTCTTCGACCACATGCTCGACCAACTGGCGAAGCACTCGGGGGCCGACTTAAGCATCCACGTCGATGGTGATCTGCACATCGACGAACACCACACCATCGAGGATACGGCGTTGGCGCTGGGTGAAGCCTATCGGCGGGCGCTGGGCGACAAACGGGGAATCAGCCGGTATGGCTTTTTATTGCCGATGGACGAAGCGCTGGCACAGGTGGCCATCGACTTCTCAGGTCGCCCGTGGCTGGTGTGGGACGCCGAGTTCAAGCGGGAGAAAATCGGCGAGATGCCAACGGAGATGTTCTTCCACTTCTTCAAATCCTTTGCCGACACCGCTCAGGCTAATGTGAACATCCGGGTTGAAGGCGACAACGAGCACCACAAAATCGAGGCGATTTTCAAGGCCTTCGCCAAAGCGATTAAAATGGCTGTCAAACGCGATATTAAAGCCCTCGACAGCCTGCCAAGCACGAAGGGGGTTCTTTAA